The window TGTATCTCCGGAACGCGTTCGTCCTCTTTGGCCTTCTGCACTACCGCTTCGTACTCATCCAGTTGTGCAGTCGATTTGCCAAACACGCCACTGGAATAAGTCTTAAGCGTCGCTGAAACTGCCTCGGATCTCTTGAGTCGCTGAGATTCAACGCCAACTTCCGCCTTGTCAACATCCAGGCTGCTGAGATATGCCTGTAAAACACCATCTTTCTCCACTGAAGAGGGATCAGCTGCAGGCTCAGACGCCGCAAGATCCTTCATCAAATCAATCACAGATTCATACCACACCTCTCGCTTGATCACGTTGAATTTCGGATCCGAAAGGAAAGGTTCAAGAGCCTTGATGATTTGAGTGGCGACGGCATAGGCTCGTCTGTCTGACGAGCGACTGTATCCGCGTGCCACAGCCTCCAGACCATTCTTCGCAGTCTTGATCACAGTTTCTTCCTTAGAATCAACGTCCATCTTGTTTTCATCCTTGAAATCCTCCAAATGAGGTGTCACAATATCGACAATGTCTTGCAACATGTCAAAGACATCCGCCAATTTCGCAAATCGCCACAAGCAGCGGAAGGCATGGACACGGTAGTCGTCGTTATTCCGCTTTGCCTCGCGAATAACAATCTTCTTCATGAGGGCTGCAATTTCAGCATTGAATCTCCAAAGAGATTGGCCCTTCTCAACAAAATCAGGAAAAGACTCCAGAAGCTTTTCCTTGCCGGGGAAGGTCTTCAGAGCGAGAGCCTTTTCAAAGACAGGCCAAATGGCCTTCAAGTTGGCCTCTCCAATTGCGCCTGTGGTGTCACTGGCTCTGGCCACATCCGAAACCATGGCAGCTACTGTAAAGGCACCAGTGTGTCTCAGCGCCCACTGAGTCGTAGCCAGACAGCGTTCAATAAGGTCGACAATCTCTGGCACATAGCGAACAACAGTTCGATTGCTGCCGGAATGCTGATCCCACACTTCTTGGAATACTTTGCCGGTGTATTCGTCAACATCATGAGAACCAAGATAAGAAAACGGCAACAAGAGTGTCTCCTGAGTGCTGAAGTGATCAGGGGACACCTTTGCCAGAGAAACAACAACATCCGCAACTTTCTGGCGGCGACTCTCCTCTTCCGATTGTAGATAAAGATTCAACATGCGCTCCGAGAATCGTTGCTTGGCGCTGTCTGAGACAACTCGCATGATATATGCAGCGGCACGGGCATAGGCCTGACTGACTTCGTCGTTCTTGTCCAGAACCTGCTTGCCCAGTAGTTCCAAAAATTGAGTAGAGACAGATTTGATTTCATTCGTATGACGGGTAAAGAGAGTTGTCAAGACTCTACTGCAGCCAATCTTGGTAGGCATTCCAATGGCAGTCTTGATAGTTGCTTCAAGGCGTGGAGCGAGCTCTGCCATCACGTCCTCATCAACAAAGCGTAGGATGTTATCGATGGCTTCCGAGATGGGAGAGGCATTGACCATTCTTGATCGCAACTTATCAATCTGCTCCCGACTGTCCTCGCCGACTCGTTGATAGTAGTAATTGATGCGCTCAGGTTCGATGGTACTCAAAAGTCCCAGAAGCTTGGGTATCATCTCCGGGATAAATGGCTTCAAGTGCTTACCGCCGTGTCGTGCAGTCTTGATGATTGTGATGATTGCAAAAGCCTGGACTTCTTGAACTGAGCTCTCTGCAGCTTTGTCAGAAAGTAAAAAGGGCAGCGCCTTCTGCATCATAGCATTGGCTGATGACTCGTGAGTCCCCTCTTCTAGCTGTCGAACGAGAGTGGTAGAAAGGCCTCTGCAAAGCCTGAAAGCTGCCTCCCTGACGCTTCCCTTCACATCGTCAAGGACCTTGACAGCCTTTGTCCAAATATCTCCATAAAATTTCTCGTATTGGTGGAATGGGACACCAGTCAAAATGTCGGAAATGGCAGCACAGCTGGCTTCTCGCATTCTCCATTCTCGTCCGAGTATGCTCTTGAGGAGCTCTTCCATGATGGCGTTGAAATGTGTTTCCATAACCGTCTTGGGATCTTTGACCAAGGCTTTCCAAATCTCGTTCATGGCTCGTTGGACGTTGGTATTCGGATCAAATCGGTATCTGAAAAGTTTTGGATATATCTTGGGATCGACCTCGGAATCTGAGAGGATATTAGTGAGACCAAAGCGTCCGAATGCAGATCTTCTTGACCACGTAGCCGCATTGGTTGCCAAAGACATGAACTTGTAAACAAGGCCCTGGTCACCAACTTCGTTTGCGAGGTTGACAATGTCCTTGTAGGACGAAACTGAACTGCCCTCGCCAGTTGGCAGCGCTCCCGGCTCAAATAATTCGGTTTCATTGTCCACTTTAAGTTGGGTGGTCGATCCTGTAAATGCAGACACAAGATCATTTACCAGGGCGGCTTTGAGTTCGTTATCTCCACGCTCATGCACCAGATTCAGACCACGCGAGGCTGTTTCTTGGACTAGTTCGTCTCTTGAATTGAGAAGGCGCATGAAAGCGGCCTGTGCTTGTCGTAGGCGAGAAGTCACCTCACTGAGGTCAGAGCAGTATTGGACGATGCAGAAGAGCCAGATGCCAGAAGCTTTCAGAAGAGATGGCTTGGTAGCCTTGCAATCTTCAAACAATTTGTCCAGGACATTTGTGAGTAGCTGGCTTCGGGCTTTGGCTTGGAAGTTGCGAGTTCGGAATTCCACGTCCACCATTAGTTTCACATAGTCCGAGCCCCAGCGAGCAACTGCAATGGTTATAGCGTCTCCAACGGCAAACTGAACCTCAACTCTTTTGATTTCATGAAGAGCGAACAGTTCTTTCAAGATAGCCCCAACTGGACCTTCTGACCAAGAAGCTGGCGATTCCGGAAGCTCTGAATCTGGGATGCTTGCAGCCAGCATGCCAAGCGCCACAATCGCCTTTTCATTCCCTTTCTTCGCTTTCTCAGAAAGCTTTTTGACGACATTGTCAAGAGAAGTAGTTCCTTCTTTCGGAGGGATAGCAAGTTTTGCCAGCCACAGATGAGTGAAGGATTCGACTGCTGCGTCAAATAGAGATGGTGCGACAGGCTCTTCGACAAGGATATGAAGTGGATATTTCCAATCAGCCACAGATGCATTGTTGTAAAAGACAGACCGAGAGCAAAGGTGACCATAGGCGACTAGTGCTCCTTCTGCAGCATTGAGATCCGGTCCAATAGCCGTTGTAGCTTTCTCAAACAAAGCATTGAGAGTCAAACCCCAATTCTGAATTTCGTCAATGTCCACAGCTGGATGCGCCGCCAGGATACCAACAGCTCTCGCGCTCAATTGTCTTATCTCGCTCTTATTAGATTTAATAAGAGGCAACAGGCGAGCGGCTTTGCCTTTGGCAAATTCTCCAACAACGTTGAACGGAGCTAGAGAAGCGACTTCGACGAAAGACCGAAGACTCTCCTCTGCTATTGGGGCATCCTCGACAGAAGAGCCAATGAGGCAAGCACTCAGAAAGATATTTAGGAAACTGGGGTCTCCAAATGCCAAATAGTT is drawn from Trichoderma asperellum chromosome 4, complete sequence and contains these coding sequences:
- a CDS encoding uncharacterized protein (BUSCO:EOG092D02MN) yields the protein MAAAPSPEQRELQLVDNVEFKILAVANVEDKLCDLLGRYLAPIILKADSSHASVRVKVIQLLARLRTFIQPPSVILPVKALLEQYKSNDSSVIKQLDLPFIQHSLGRLDEDDRRALLPIALRGCSKDEGQSRAATFFNIILQLLVDVRLPSRGSKDDEALRASIGLEDEADAKYLAKMLSIFLRLRPPTPSKTLADSNPTFSQEEINIFSVEGAGTAKIFQNISQLRAKIVTFLASAAFTDEEKFLPALYASSSPDTRVASLAEEIIKRTSVSFENKDLVKKLFEAHSRLPAAYRTRILTLLSKSAIATSMSEHIMNVVKLDFLPAFRQDSSTDALQPSSSLERTKLHKALFQFLSWVAQVGPSNKDFSIGPNLIKSMQNYIESQGWPVPVQISHDETQLRSRGYETIGMLARSADIPFEAQVDLAAWLFQSLSEDPTNDAVVNIDGALSSLTSNIPRHIADEDPKLRNMLLKYMSLAEKAPAVRSTRHAVVKWSNECLSFTNIDARWINFMAIAGRLNERSDVVEQGQKGLDPWTYYAHSEIAPVLPDWRMMVLKYFTIASELQLDADSEAGHGAIVLPNDSTFANFKGSAIRAFPLVIQYCKQMMFLSALENFNVQPDWMQALSAQIKTNIKSRQKVGNYLAFGDPSFLNIFLSACLIGSSVEDAPIAEESLRSFVEVASLAPFNVVGEFAKGKAARLLPLIKSNKSEIRQLSARAVGILAAHPAVDIDEIQNWGLTLNALFEKATTAIGPDLNAAEGALVAYGHLCSRSVFYNNASVADWKYPLHILVEEPVAPSLFDAAVESFTHLWLAKLAIPPKEGTTSLDNVVKKLSEKAKKGNEKAIVALGMLAASIPDSELPESPASWSEGPVGAILKELFALHEIKRVEVQFAVGDAITIAVARWGSDYVKLMVDVEFRTRNFQAKARSQLLTNVLDKLFEDCKATKPSLLKASGIWLFCIVQYCSDLSEVTSRLRQAQAAFMRLLNSRDELVQETASRGLNLVHERGDNELKAALVNDLVSAFTGSTTQLKVDNETELFEPGALPTGEGSSVSSYKDIVNLANEVGDQGLVYKFMSLATNAATWSRRSAFGRFGLTNILSDSEVDPKIYPKLFRYRFDPNTNVQRAMNEIWKALVKDPKTVMETHFNAIMEELLKSILGREWRMREASCAAISDILTGVPFHQYEKFYGDIWTKAVKVLDDVKGSVREAAFRLCRGLSTTLVRQLEEGTHESSANAMMQKALPFLLSDKAAESSVQEVQAFAIITIIKTARHGGKHLKPFIPEMIPKLLGLLSTIEPERINYYYQRVGEDSREQIDKLRSRMVNASPISEAIDNILRFVDEDVMAELAPRLEATIKTAIGMPTKIGCSRVLTTLFTRHTNEIKSVSTQFLELLGKQVLDKNDEVSQAYARAAAYIMRVVSDSAKQRFSERMLNLYLQSEEESRRQKVADVVVSLAKVSPDHFSTQETLLLPFSYLGSHDVDEYTGKVFQEVWDQHSGSNRTVVRYVPEIVDLIERCLATTQWALRHTGAFTVAAMVSDVARASDTTGAIGEANLKAIWPVFEKALALKTFPGKEKLLESFPDFVEKGQSLWRFNAEIAALMKKIVIREAKRNNDDYRVHAFRCLWRFAKLADVFDMLQDIVDIVTPHLEDFKDENKMDVDSKEETVIKTAKNGLEAVARGYSRSSDRRAYAVATQIIKALEPFLSDPKFNVIKREVWYESVIDLMKDLAASEPAADPSSVEKDGVLQAYLSSLDVDKAEVGVESQRLKRSEAVSATLKTYSSGVFGKSTAQLDEYEAVVQKAKEDERVPEIQKAWQRVLVELQEARI